Proteins from a single region of Corynebacterium pseudogenitalium:
- the map gene encoding type I methionyl aminopeptidase, protein MSKRGKLQQEASTPIRKVPKDIERPEYAWKGDVQENIGEPYVQDAETIEKMRESSKIAANALAVAGAAVKPGVTTDEIDRVAHEYMLDHGAYPSTLGYRGFPKSCCVSLNEIVCHGIPDSTVIEDGDIVNIDVTAYKNGVHGDTNATFLAGDVTQEHKDLVQRTYEAMMRGIKVAKPGREINVIGRVIESYAKRFGYNVVTDFTGHGVGPTFHNGLVVLHYDSDAYRDILEPGMTLTIEPMINLGALPYDIWDNGWTVQNRDGKFTAQFEHTLVITEDGNEILTIPDKDVAEGQLMLGV, encoded by the coding sequence ATGAGCAAACGAGGAAAACTACAGCAAGAAGCGTCCACCCCAATCCGGAAGGTTCCGAAGGACATTGAGCGTCCCGAGTACGCCTGGAAGGGCGACGTACAGGAAAACATCGGCGAGCCGTACGTGCAGGACGCCGAGACGATCGAGAAGATGCGCGAGAGCTCGAAGATCGCAGCGAATGCACTGGCGGTTGCGGGCGCAGCAGTGAAGCCTGGCGTGACGACGGATGAGATCGACCGCGTGGCCCACGAGTACATGCTTGACCACGGAGCGTACCCGTCCACGCTCGGCTACCGTGGCTTCCCGAAGTCCTGCTGCGTGTCTTTGAACGAGATTGTGTGCCACGGCATCCCGGATAGCACTGTGATTGAGGACGGCGACATCGTCAACATTGACGTCACCGCGTATAAGAACGGCGTCCACGGTGATACAAATGCGACGTTCCTCGCTGGCGATGTCACTCAGGAGCATAAGGATCTGGTCCAGCGCACGTATGAGGCGATGATGCGGGGCATCAAGGTGGCGAAGCCCGGCCGTGAGATCAACGTGATCGGCAGGGTTATCGAGTCCTATGCGAAGCGCTTCGGCTACAACGTGGTGACCGACTTCACTGGTCATGGTGTTGGTCCTACGTTCCACAACGGACTCGTGGTGCTCCACTACGACTCGGATGCATACCGGGACATCTTGGAGCCAGGCATGACGCTGACGATCGAACCGATGATCAATCTCGGCGCACTGCCGTACGATATTTGGGATAACGGCTGGACTGTGCAGAACCGCGACGGCAAGTTCACAGCTCAGTTTGAGCACACCTTGGTGATTACGGAGGACGGCAACGAGATCCTCACCATTCCGGACAAGGATGTTGCGGAGGGGCAGCTGATGTTGGGAGTGTAA
- a CDS encoding penicillin-binding transpeptidase domain-containing protein translates to MQRLLALLLSVVFTGALATACTPRPNDVEPVAREFLDALVSLDGSNFQDLVDVPSDANASFQETVEGLQAEALEATINDVNQSDNLATVSYHLKWGLPKERMLEYDSHMTLTQIGEKWTVRWQPSILHPRLGAQQHLELRPVAASKASVVSSDGVELLRPGTAFRILVEKHAVRDIPDTARRISSFLQDARGKSSAVADIPADELEQNLAQAQGTYSVAMVPAEFGDAAKAAFSSVPGVRINEEAAMVNIEPDFAPDMLARVGELVREDLIGDDGWSVSVVNEHGAVLEDVERHAPAPAPTIEVSLDHSVQLAAERALEPYAGRQAMIVAIRPSDGAVLAVAQTRDADREGNLATMGQYPPGSTFKIITAAAGLERQALTPGSTVPCPGTMNLYGRTVTNYAGFSLGNVSLQSAFAHSCNTTFADISTKLAPGELRDIGKQFGLGLDMKIPGLETITGSIPVGEEPLDRTEAGYGQGHDLASPFGMALVAASAANGSMPIPYLIKGAETELSESAPRMPDEAWHQLQEMMAAVTAPGGTAAGMTAGGDIRGKTGEAEINQGSHSWFTGYRVDDDIAFAALVVLGGGSEAAVALTNSMLVNLDQSRGG, encoded by the coding sequence ATGCAACGTCTCCTCGCTTTGCTCCTAAGCGTAGTTTTTACGGGCGCGCTGGCCACTGCCTGCACACCACGCCCGAATGATGTTGAGCCCGTCGCTCGTGAGTTTCTTGACGCCCTCGTGAGCCTTGACGGGTCTAATTTTCAAGATCTTGTCGACGTCCCCTCCGACGCCAACGCATCATTCCAAGAAACGGTCGAAGGGCTCCAAGCTGAGGCGCTGGAGGCGACGATCAACGACGTCAATCAAAGTGACAACCTAGCTACCGTCTCGTACCACTTGAAGTGGGGTCTGCCGAAAGAACGCATGCTTGAGTATGACTCGCACATGACGCTGACCCAGATCGGCGAGAAGTGGACCGTTCGTTGGCAGCCCAGCATTTTGCACCCACGTCTTGGCGCGCAGCAACATCTGGAACTGCGCCCTGTGGCCGCATCCAAGGCGAGCGTTGTCTCCTCCGATGGGGTAGAACTCCTGCGGCCTGGTACTGCGTTCCGCATTCTGGTTGAGAAGCATGCCGTGCGTGACATTCCGGACACCGCACGCCGTATTTCGTCCTTCCTCCAGGATGCCCGTGGCAAATCTTCTGCCGTGGCAGACATTCCGGCCGACGAGCTCGAACAAAACCTCGCCCAGGCCCAGGGAACGTATTCGGTTGCGATGGTGCCTGCAGAGTTCGGTGACGCCGCTAAGGCGGCGTTTAGCTCCGTGCCGGGAGTGCGCATCAACGAAGAAGCGGCCATGGTCAACATCGAACCTGATTTTGCGCCGGATATGCTTGCCCGCGTTGGTGAGTTGGTTCGCGAGGACCTTATCGGCGATGACGGCTGGAGCGTGAGCGTGGTCAACGAGCACGGCGCCGTGTTGGAAGACGTTGAGCGACACGCACCTGCACCCGCTCCAACTATTGAGGTAAGCCTTGACCACAGCGTGCAATTGGCGGCTGAACGAGCGTTGGAGCCCTACGCGGGGCGGCAGGCAATGATTGTTGCTATCCGCCCGTCGGATGGTGCGGTGCTTGCTGTTGCACAGACTCGTGACGCTGACCGTGAAGGCAATCTTGCCACGATGGGCCAGTACCCACCGGGATCGACGTTTAAGATCATTACCGCCGCGGCAGGCCTCGAGCGCCAGGCCCTTACTCCGGGTAGTACCGTGCCCTGCCCGGGTACCATGAACCTCTATGGCAGGACCGTGACGAACTACGCCGGATTCTCTCTCGGCAACGTGTCGCTGCAGTCTGCCTTTGCACACTCGTGCAACACGACATTCGCCGACATTTCGACGAAGCTCGCCCCGGGTGAGCTTCGAGATATCGGCAAGCAGTTCGGGCTCGGGCTCGATATGAAGATTCCAGGCCTGGAGACGATCACCGGCTCCATCCCGGTAGGCGAGGAGCCACTCGACCGAACAGAGGCCGGGTACGGGCAGGGCCATGACCTTGCGAGCCCGTTCGGGATGGCACTCGTGGCTGCGTCTGCGGCGAATGGCTCAATGCCGATCCCCTACCTGATTAAGGGAGCGGAGACTGAGCTGAGCGAGTCTGCGCCGCGTATGCCGGATGAGGCATGGCACCAGCTCCAGGAAATGATGGCGGCGGTGACCGCCCCGGGTGGTACTGCGGCGGGGATGACCGCCGGTGGTGATATCCGTGGCAAAACCGGTGAGGCCGAAATCAACCAGGGGTCGCATTCGTGGTTCACCGGCTACCGTGTCGACGATGACATAGCATTCGCTGCTTTGGTCGTGCTTGGTGGTGGCTCGGAGGCTGCTGTCGCGTTGACGAATTCGATGTTGGTGAATCTTGACCAGTCGCGCGGGGGTTAG
- the ispG gene encoding flavodoxin-dependent (E)-4-hydroxy-3-methylbut-2-enyl-diphosphate synthase, which translates to MNLPIGLGIPEGPAPTLAPRRKTRQLMVGGVGVGSDHPITVQSMTTTKTHDINATLQQIAQLATAGCDIVRIACPKTVDADALPAIAAKSPIPVIADIHFQPKYIFAAIDAGCAAVRVNPGNIKEFDGRVKEVAKAAGDAGIPIRIGVNGGSLDKRLLEKYGRATPEALVESAIYEAGLFEEYGYGDIAISVKHSDPVLMVEAYRQLAEKTDYPLHLGVTEAGPKFMGTIKSSVAFGALLSQGIGDTIRVSLSADPVEEIKVGDQILQSLNLRPRKLEIVSCPSCGRAQVDVYKLAEEVTAGLEGMEYPLRVAVMGCVVNGPGEARDADLGVASGNGKGQIFVKGEVVETVPESKIVETLIAHAQRIAEEEGLEEVEGARAEVKVTR; encoded by the coding sequence ATGAATCTTCCCATCGGTTTAGGCATTCCTGAAGGCCCAGCGCCAACGCTCGCACCTCGTCGAAAGACTCGTCAGCTGATGGTTGGCGGTGTGGGAGTTGGGTCGGATCACCCGATCACGGTCCAGTCCATGACCACGACGAAGACGCACGACATTAACGCTACGCTGCAGCAGATCGCGCAGCTGGCTACCGCGGGCTGTGACATTGTGCGCATTGCCTGCCCGAAGACCGTTGACGCAGATGCTCTTCCAGCGATTGCGGCGAAGTCACCTATCCCGGTGATTGCCGACATCCACTTCCAGCCGAAGTACATCTTCGCAGCGATCGATGCCGGGTGTGCTGCCGTGCGAGTGAACCCGGGCAACATTAAAGAGTTTGATGGTCGTGTGAAGGAAGTCGCTAAGGCTGCAGGGGACGCTGGTATCCCGATTCGCATTGGTGTCAACGGTGGCTCGCTCGATAAGCGCCTGCTGGAGAAGTATGGCCGGGCCACCCCTGAGGCGTTGGTTGAATCCGCGATCTATGAGGCTGGCCTGTTCGAGGAGTACGGATACGGCGATATCGCCATCTCCGTGAAGCACTCTGACCCAGTGCTCATGGTGGAGGCGTACCGCCAGCTCGCTGAGAAGACCGACTACCCGTTGCACCTCGGCGTGACTGAGGCCGGCCCGAAGTTCATGGGCACTATTAAGTCCTCCGTCGCATTTGGCGCGCTGCTCTCGCAGGGCATCGGCGATACAATTCGCGTTTCGCTCTCTGCGGACCCGGTGGAGGAGATCAAGGTCGGTGACCAGATTTTGCAGTCGCTGAACCTGCGCCCGCGAAAGCTTGAGATTGTCTCCTGCCCGTCCTGTGGCCGCGCACAGGTGGATGTGTACAAGCTCGCTGAGGAAGTGACTGCAGGCCTCGAGGGCATGGAGTACCCGCTGCGCGTAGCTGTCATGGGTTGCGTCGTCAATGGTCCTGGCGAGGCCCGCGACGCCGATCTGGGCGTGGCTTCCGGCAATGGCAAGGGGCAGATCTTCGTGAAGGGTGAGGTCGTTGAGACTGTTCCAGAGTCGAAGATCGTTGAGACACTCATTGCCCACGCTCAGCGTATTGCTGAGGAAGAGGGGCTCGAAGAGGTCGAGGGCGCACGCGCGGAAGTCAAGGTTACGCGCTAG
- a CDS encoding M50 family metallopeptidase, whose amino-acid sequence MGVVGIILFALGITVSIALHEAGHMFTARAFGMRVRRYFVGFGPKVWSVKKGETEYGIAALPLGGFCDIAGMTAQDPVTADEAPVAMYRKPWWQRIAVLSGGIAMNLLIGVVVLYFVAVFAAIPNPYADRTPTVGELQCAPDQIDETHLAECTGNGPGYDAGLREGDKLLAVDGEELTTFPALRDYVMQRPGETVTLTVMRNEQELDIAVPLATVSRIDPATGVSFEAGAIGVTSAPVEDAMRQFGPLEAVPATAAFTGQMLNATVQGLIAFPSKIPGVVASIFGAERELDGPVSVIGASRAGGELAQQSMWSMFWMMLASLNFFLALFNLIPLPPLDGGHITVVLYEKIRDALRRLRGLEPGGPADYRKLMPVTYAMAAALLTIGVFVMLADVVNPIKLFG is encoded by the coding sequence GTGGGCGTTGTAGGAATCATACTTTTTGCCCTGGGTATTACAGTCTCTATCGCGCTCCACGAGGCAGGCCACATGTTTACCGCACGCGCGTTTGGGATGCGCGTGCGGAGATATTTTGTGGGCTTTGGGCCGAAAGTGTGGTCCGTCAAGAAGGGGGAGACGGAGTACGGCATTGCGGCTCTCCCTCTCGGCGGATTTTGCGATATCGCAGGGATGACCGCGCAGGATCCTGTCACCGCTGACGAAGCGCCTGTTGCGATGTACCGCAAGCCGTGGTGGCAGCGAATTGCGGTGCTCAGCGGTGGCATCGCTATGAATCTACTGATCGGCGTTGTGGTGCTGTACTTCGTGGCGGTTTTCGCGGCGATTCCGAATCCGTACGCCGACCGGACACCAACCGTGGGTGAGCTGCAGTGCGCTCCCGACCAGATTGATGAGACTCATCTGGCAGAATGCACCGGTAATGGGCCTGGCTATGATGCAGGTTTGCGTGAAGGGGATAAGCTACTCGCCGTTGATGGGGAGGAGCTCACTACGTTTCCAGCGTTGAGGGATTATGTGATGCAGCGTCCGGGGGAAACAGTCACGCTTACTGTGATGCGTAACGAGCAAGAGCTTGATATTGCAGTTCCACTCGCGACCGTGTCTAGGATCGATCCAGCGACCGGTGTGTCCTTTGAAGCGGGGGCGATCGGTGTCACAAGCGCGCCAGTGGAAGACGCGATGCGCCAGTTCGGTCCGCTCGAGGCTGTGCCAGCTACGGCTGCGTTTACGGGCCAGATGCTGAATGCGACTGTCCAGGGCCTTATCGCGTTCCCGTCGAAGATTCCTGGTGTTGTGGCTTCAATTTTTGGTGCTGAGCGAGAGCTTGACGGTCCAGTTAGTGTCATCGGCGCTTCTCGCGCAGGCGGGGAGTTAGCGCAACAAAGCATGTGGTCGATGTTCTGGATGATGTTGGCGAGTCTCAACTTCTTCCTCGCGCTGTTCAACTTGATTCCCTTGCCGCCCCTGGATGGTGGGCATATAACAGTAGTCCTGTATGAGAAGATTAGGGATGCGCTTCGCAGGCTGCGGGGGCTCGAGCCTGGTGGCCCCGCGGACTACCGCAAGCTGATGCCGGTGACATACGCGATGGCCGCTGCACTGCTGACGATTGGCGTATTTGTGATGCTTGCGGATGTGGTCAACCCAATCAAGCTGTTTGGGTAG
- the dxr gene encoding 1-deoxy-D-xylulose-5-phosphate reductoisomerase, whose amino-acid sequence MEVVKKVLILGSTGSIGTQALDIIRKHPEDFEVVGIAAAGHNPELVIQQAQEFNLRPEQIAVQQLDPAKDVSRAVGDVIITGEDAAAVLVEMQDADIVLNALVGSAGLESTLATLRKDGVLALANKESLVAGGQFVMEKVKPGQLVPVDSEHSAMAQCLRAGSRADVSRFVLTASGGPFRGWTREQMMEATPQQAGQHPTWSMGTMNTLNSATMVNKGLELIEATLLFGIAPDIIDVVVHPQSIVHSAITFADGATIAQASPPSMMLPISHALAWPERIPGTQPALDFSQASEWTFEPLDDEAFPAVRLAREASAMGDPYPAVYNAANEVAVEAFLAGKIRFPHIVDVIGYVLDAAGAFAFAPTSIEDILHVDAGARRAAKEVIAQL is encoded by the coding sequence ATGGAGGTTGTGAAAAAGGTTCTGATTCTTGGATCGACAGGCTCTATCGGCACACAGGCTCTCGATATCATTCGGAAGCACCCTGAAGACTTTGAGGTTGTCGGCATCGCGGCAGCAGGGCACAACCCTGAGCTTGTTATCCAACAGGCACAGGAGTTCAATCTGCGCCCAGAACAAATTGCAGTGCAGCAGCTCGACCCTGCGAAAGACGTTTCTCGCGCTGTGGGTGATGTCATTATCACAGGTGAGGACGCCGCTGCGGTTCTTGTTGAAATGCAAGATGCAGACATCGTGTTAAATGCGCTTGTCGGTTCCGCCGGTCTTGAGTCGACGCTTGCGACGCTTCGCAAGGATGGCGTGCTAGCTCTGGCGAACAAGGAATCGCTGGTCGCTGGCGGTCAATTCGTCATGGAGAAGGTGAAGCCTGGACAGCTCGTGCCGGTCGATTCTGAGCACTCTGCGATGGCCCAATGCCTGCGCGCAGGGAGCCGTGCTGACGTTTCACGGTTCGTCCTTACTGCTTCGGGAGGCCCGTTCCGGGGGTGGACCCGCGAGCAGATGATGGAGGCAACTCCGCAGCAGGCCGGGCAGCACCCGACGTGGTCGATGGGCACTATGAACACCTTGAACTCCGCCACGATGGTGAACAAGGGACTGGAGCTGATCGAGGCGACGCTGCTGTTTGGTATTGCGCCCGACATTATTGATGTCGTGGTGCACCCGCAGTCGATTGTGCACTCGGCTATCACATTTGCCGATGGAGCGACGATTGCACAGGCTTCGCCGCCGTCGATGATGTTGCCGATCTCCCACGCTCTTGCTTGGCCGGAGCGTATCCCGGGTACACAGCCAGCGCTGGACTTTTCGCAGGCGAGTGAGTGGACGTTTGAGCCGCTCGACGACGAAGCTTTCCCCGCCGTGCGTCTTGCTCGGGAAGCTTCAGCGATGGGGGACCCATACCCGGCGGTGTACAACGCCGCGAATGAGGTGGCGGTGGAAGCATTCCTTGCTGGCAAGATTCGTTTCCCGCACATCGTTGACGTGATTGGCTATGTCCTTGACGCGGCAGGGGCGTTTGCTTTTGCGCCGACATCTATCGAAGATATTCTTCACGTGGATGCTGGTGCACGCCGGGCGGCAAAGGAAGTAATCGCCCAGCTGTAA
- a CDS encoding DUF2631 domain-containing protein has protein sequence MAVAHPQDKAPQVYNGVSEADVPSARFGWSAFKPRTIQLAGWISVIFLLAYNFGNHHGHVETIWLLAFAVLIAVALIFHGLQPKLSQVRTVTSHNKPAGHKEPDWIYAQQTMTGPYAELDERELRALNIDPARLNSLRGAQQQSIH, from the coding sequence ATGGCAGTGGCTCACCCTCAGGACAAAGCTCCACAGGTATATAACGGCGTTTCTGAAGCTGACGTCCCTTCCGCCCGCTTCGGGTGGAGCGCGTTCAAGCCGCGCACGATTCAACTCGCAGGGTGGATCTCGGTGATCTTCTTGCTCGCGTACAACTTCGGTAACCACCACGGCCACGTAGAAACGATTTGGCTGCTCGCATTTGCAGTTTTGATTGCAGTTGCACTGATTTTCCACGGACTGCAGCCGAAGCTCAGCCAGGTGCGCACGGTCACCTCGCACAACAAGCCTGCTGGCCACAAGGAGCCGGACTGGATTTACGCGCAGCAGACGATGACCGGCCCGTACGCCGAGCTCGATGAGCGCGAGCTGCGCGCCCTCAACATCGATCCGGCGCGTCTCAATTCACTGCGCGGTGCACAGCAGCAGAGCATTCACTAG
- the rlmN gene encoding 23S rRNA (adenine(2503)-C(2))-methyltransferase RlmN: MTETPTLPLLTPKFGMPPKHFADLSSEERIEALKSLGLPKFRADQIARHYYGKFEADPLTMTDLPAAQREKVKEALFPTLLTPVRRVETDEGDTTKTLWRLHDGILLESVLMRYKDRATLCISSQAGCGMACPFCATGQGGLDRNLSTAEIVDQVRAAAAMMQEEGSRLSNIVFMGMGEPLANYKRVVSAVRQITSPAPQGFGISQRNVTVSTVGLAPQIRMLADEGLSCTLAVSLHTPDDELRDTLVPMNNRFSVQDVLDAARYYADTTGRRVSIEYALIRDINDHDFRADMLGRKLHQALGPLVHVNLIPLNPTPGSKWDASPKARQDEFVRRVIAQGVTCTVRDTKGQEIAAACGQLAAEGE, translated from the coding sequence ATGACTGAGACCCCAACACTGCCACTTCTGACCCCAAAGTTTGGTATGCCACCGAAGCACTTCGCTGATTTGTCGAGCGAAGAGCGCATCGAGGCCCTGAAGTCCCTCGGCCTGCCGAAGTTCCGTGCGGACCAGATTGCGCGCCACTACTACGGCAAGTTTGAAGCAGATCCCCTCACAATGACGGATCTGCCTGCCGCACAGCGCGAGAAGGTAAAAGAGGCTCTTTTTCCGACGCTGCTGACCCCAGTACGTCGGGTAGAGACCGATGAGGGGGACACCACCAAGACGTTGTGGCGGCTGCATGACGGCATTCTCCTGGAGTCTGTGCTGATGCGGTACAAGGACCGCGCGACGCTGTGTATCTCCTCACAGGCGGGTTGCGGAATGGCTTGTCCGTTCTGCGCGACCGGTCAGGGCGGTCTCGACAGAAACTTGTCAACTGCGGAGATCGTCGATCAGGTGCGAGCTGCAGCAGCCATGATGCAGGAGGAAGGCTCCCGTCTTTCCAACATCGTCTTTATGGGGATGGGAGAGCCGCTGGCGAACTACAAGCGCGTGGTCAGCGCAGTACGCCAGATCACGAGTCCAGCGCCGCAGGGCTTCGGGATTTCTCAACGCAACGTCACTGTGTCAACGGTTGGTCTCGCGCCGCAGATTCGAATGCTTGCCGACGAAGGCCTCTCCTGCACGCTCGCGGTTTCCTTGCACACCCCTGATGACGAGCTGCGCGACACACTGGTGCCGATGAACAACAGGTTCTCCGTGCAGGATGTGCTGGATGCAGCCCGCTACTACGCGGATACAACAGGGCGCCGCGTATCGATTGAGTACGCGTTGATTCGTGACATCAACGATCACGATTTCCGCGCCGACATGCTCGGCAGGAAGCTGCATCAGGCGTTGGGGCCGCTGGTACACGTCAACCTCATTCCACTGAACCCAACTCCGGGTTCGAAGTGGGACGCGTCCCCGAAGGCGCGCCAGGATGAGTTTGTTCGTCGTGTGATTGCGCAGGGTGTGACGTGCACTGTCCGTGACACGAAGGGCCAGGAGATCGCTGCGGCCTGCGGGCAGCTCGCGGCGGAAGGCGAGTGA
- a CDS encoding phosphatidate cytidylyltransferase, translated as MNRKHRYVKHSTDQSGPSGWPRIAPPKPKNDAGRDLPAAITTGVILGAVVIAAVWVGPMAWYPLVAIAVAGGMWEVLTRLREAGYQQPRTLLIILGQIMVWSSAAYKTAGVVGAFAFTVLFLMFWRLFDHGRHQTPTNYLRDTAVGVFVLAWIPLFGSFAAMVSLIDEGSVSGSAFIVAFMCCVVASDVGGYAAGVMFGAHPMAPAVSPKKSWEGFAGSMIFGIIAGVAVVTLLIKGPWWMGILLGAALVMCATMGDLVESQFKRELGIKDMSQILPGHGGIMDRLDGMLPAACATYILLSASALMNPF; from the coding sequence ATGAATAGAAAGCACCGCTACGTGAAACACTCGACAGATCAGTCAGGACCATCGGGCTGGCCCCGCATCGCGCCGCCCAAGCCGAAAAATGATGCGGGTCGCGACCTGCCAGCCGCCATCACGACCGGGGTCATCCTCGGTGCTGTGGTGATCGCTGCTGTGTGGGTTGGCCCTATGGCCTGGTATCCGCTTGTTGCCATCGCTGTAGCAGGTGGGATGTGGGAGGTGCTTACCCGTTTGCGGGAAGCGGGCTACCAGCAGCCGCGCACACTGCTGATCATCCTCGGTCAGATCATGGTGTGGTCCTCCGCTGCCTACAAAACCGCTGGCGTAGTTGGCGCTTTCGCGTTCACAGTGCTGTTCCTGATGTTTTGGCGGCTGTTCGACCACGGCAGGCACCAAACGCCAACCAACTATCTCCGCGACACCGCCGTGGGAGTGTTCGTCCTGGCGTGGATTCCACTGTTTGGAAGCTTCGCTGCGATGGTTTCGCTTATCGACGAAGGCTCCGTCAGCGGTTCAGCGTTCATTGTCGCGTTCATGTGCTGCGTGGTGGCGTCTGACGTTGGGGGATACGCTGCTGGCGTGATGTTTGGTGCGCACCCGATGGCGCCGGCTGTCAGCCCGAAGAAGTCCTGGGAAGGATTTGCGGGCTCGATGATATTCGGGATCATTGCAGGCGTCGCGGTGGTCACGCTACTGATCAAGGGCCCGTGGTGGATGGGGATCCTTTTGGGTGCCGCACTGGTTATGTGCGCCACTATGGGTGATCTCGTCGAAAGCCAATTCAAGCGCGAACTCGGTATCAAGGATATGTCCCAGATACTGCCTGGACACGGCGGAATCATGGATCGCTTAGATGGTATGTTGCCAGCAGCGTGCGCAACGTACATTCTGCTCAGCGCTTCCGCATTGATGAATCCGTTCTAA
- the frr gene encoding ribosome recycling factor, protein MIDDVLLDAEERMSASVDFTRDDLVTIRTGRANPAMFNGVMADFYGAPTPINQMATISVPEPRMLLIKPYDMSTLKEIETAIRNSDLGVNPTDDGQVIRVTIPQLTEDRRRDLVKQAKQKGEDGKIAIRNVRRHGMEALKKIQKDGDAGEDEVQTAEKALDKTTQGYVAQIDELVQRKEAELMEV, encoded by the coding sequence ATGATTGATGACGTGTTGCTTGATGCCGAAGAGCGTATGAGCGCTTCTGTCGATTTCACCCGCGATGACCTCGTAACGATTCGGACTGGTCGCGCTAACCCTGCCATGTTTAATGGCGTCATGGCTGATTTTTACGGTGCCCCAACCCCGATCAATCAGATGGCGACGATCTCTGTTCCGGAGCCACGCATGCTGCTGATCAAGCCGTACGACATGTCAACGCTCAAGGAAATTGAGACTGCCATCCGCAACTCTGATCTCGGCGTCAACCCGACCGATGACGGGCAAGTCATTCGCGTCACGATCCCACAGCTGACGGAAGATCGTCGCCGTGACCTGGTCAAGCAGGCCAAGCAGAAAGGTGAGGACGGCAAGATCGCTATCCGTAACGTCCGCCGCCACGGTATGGAAGCACTGAAGAAGATCCAGAAGGACGGCGACGCCGGCGAGGACGAAGTGCAGACCGCAGAAAAGGCACTGGACAAGACCACCCAGGGCTACGTGGCACAGATTGATGAGCTAGTTCAGCGCAAGGAAGCCGAGCTGATGGAGGTCTAA